In the Danio rerio strain Tuebingen ecotype United States chromosome 8, GRCz12tu, whole genome shotgun sequence genome, one interval contains:
- the rps11b gene encoding small ribosomal subunit protein uS17 has protein sequence MAVTQNVRDYQKQPTIFQNKKGVLAVEGSGKEKLPRYHRNVGLGFKNPREAIDGTYIDKKCPFTGNVSIRGWILSGVVTKMKMQRTIVIRRDNLHYIRKYNRFEKRHKNMSVHLSPCFRDVTVGDIVTVGEWQTLSKTVRFNVLKVTKAEAVPEVLELLFLQYGSPVLLKKKT, from the coding sequence ATGGCGGTTACTCAGAACGTGAGGGATTATCAGAAACAGCCCACCATCTTCCAGAACAAAAAAGGGGTTCTGGCAGTTGAAGGAAGTGGCAAAGAAAAGCTCCCTCGTTATCACAGAAACGTCGGATTGGGCTTCAAAAACCCCAGAGAAGCTATTGATGGCACTTATATTGACAAGAAATGCCCCTTCACTGGAAACGTGTCCATCAGAGGCTGGATTCTCTCCGGTGTGGTGACCAAGATGAAGATGCAAAGGACCATCGTCATCAGACGGGACAACTTGCATTACATCCGCAAGTACAACCGTTTTGAGAAGAGACATAAGAACATGTCTGTCCACCTCTCCCCATGCTTCAGGGATGTGACTGTAGGTGACATCGTTACGGTTGGAGAATGGCAAACTCTTAGCAAGACCGTGAGGTTCAACGTCCTGAAGGTCACCAAGGCAGAAGCAGTTCCAGAAGTGCTAGAACTGTTGTTTTTACAATATGGCTCCCCTgtgttgttgaaaaaaaaaacctaa